From the Vicia villosa cultivar HV-30 ecotype Madison, WI unplaced genomic scaffold, Vvil1.0 ctg.000756F_1_1, whole genome shotgun sequence genome, one window contains:
- the LOC131630974 gene encoding transcription factor MYB114-like encodes MAPCRKKDGPTKKTMNRGAWTPEEDQKLAHCIQTHGAKKWKTVSARSGLNRCGKSCRLRWLNYLRPNIKRGNISDDEEDLILRLHKLLGNRWSLIAGRLPGRTDNEIKNYWNSHLCKKATHVEEKPETSTTQETIIQDNIVGDSVVLENKDSINGSVDSDVLFDVNEFLDFSIDEPYEFDWVNKLLEFDQIQLPENTNI; translated from the exons ATGGCACCCTGCAGAAAAAAAGATGGACCAACTAAGAAAACAATGAACAGAGGAGCATGGACCCCAGAGGAAGATCAAAAGCTAGCTCATTGCATTCAAACTCATGGTGCCAAGAAATGGAAAACTGTTTCAGCCAGATcag GTTTGAATAGGTGTGGAAAGAGTTGTAGGTTAAGATGGCTGAACTATCTTAGACCCAATATCAAGagagggaacatttcagatgatGAAGAGGATTTGATTCTTAGGCTTCACAAACTTCTAGGAAACAG gtggtCTTTGATAGCTGGGAGGCTTCCGGGACGAACAGACAATGAAATTAAGAACTATTGGAATTCTCATTTGTGCAAAAAAGCCACTCACGTTGAGGAAAAACCAGAAACTTCCACAACACAAGAAACTATAATTCAAGACAATATTGTTGGGGATAGTGTTGTATTAGAGAATAAAGATTCGATTAATGGAAGTGTTGATTCTGATGTTCTCTTTGATGTGAATGAATTCTTAGACTTTTCCATTGATGAACCATATGAGTTTGATTGGGTGAATAAACTCTTGGAATTTGACCAGATTCAGTTGCCTGAGAACACAAATATCTGA
- the LOC131630951 gene encoding uncharacterized protein LOC131630951: MSSSKSKPEEKFCCRPAEKNVVRLRINHGGYFVLYPCKIYVNGKVEELNWEFDVDYMYYMDFMKVINELGYVKIKGMWYHHPKLSFERGLRPLDSDADVLKFGEEMNGYDIGNIYVEHVVDEPEVLTEEEVREYVEVHMEEENVEEREKVNVEEMEKVNMEGREEVNMEEREEINMEEREEINVEEEGEEVNEDESEEDEDFVQDEIDDLGDSEFDDLVEDDWDWTHEVPSHTFTQENNDATQVSSTQEPTKASDFQEAYDVESDELDTPRGSDDDGDEPTFPKFKMPESGDHVRFELGMSFASKSLIREAVKSFAMEKIKNLHITKNDRKRVVVRCDKDCPFYMRFSKRVANEYWQLVNFTDDHTCHRTAKNRQATTEWLAKKFIPLLRHTPEMRPKGLVAESLEKWGVKLSSAQAYRAKTRALELIHGAETEQYAYLRN; this comes from the exons ATGTCTTCTTCTAAGTCTAAGCCAGAGGAGAAGTTTTGTTGTAG ACCAGCTGAAAAAAATGTAGTTAGGTTAAGGATTAATCATGGGGGGTACTTTGTTCTTTATCCTTGCAAGATATATGTTAATGGAAAGGTAGAAGAACTGAATTGGGAATTTGATGTGGATTATATGTATTATATGGACTTTATGAAGGTTATAAACGAGTTGGGTTATGTAAAAATCAAGGGCATGTGGTATCATCACCCAAAATTATCATTTGAGCGTGGGCTACGACCTCTTGACAGTGATGCAGATGTGTTGAAATTTGGGGAAGAAATGAATGGCTACGATATTGGTAATATCTATGTTGAGCATGTAGTAGATGAACCCGAAGTTTTAACAGAAGAAGAAGTAAGAGAGTATGTTGAAGTACATATGGAAGAAGAAAATGTGGAAGAGAGGGAAAAAGTAAATgtggaagagatggaaaaggtaAATATGGAAGGGAGGGAAGAAGTAAATATGGAAGAGAGGGAAGAAATAAATATGGAAGAGAGGGAAGAAATAAATGTGGAAGAGGAGGGAGAAGAAGTAAATGAGGATGAAAGTGAGGAAGACGAAGATTTTGTGCAAGATGAAATAGATGATTTGGGGGATAGTGAATTTGATGACTTAGTTGAGGATGATTGGGATTGGACACACGAAGTACCAAGCCACACATTTACGCAAGAAAACAACGATGCAACCCAAGTCTCATCAACCCAAGAACCAACCAAAGCATCTGATTTTCAAGAAGCCTATGATGTTGAATCAGATGAACTTGATACTCCCCGAGGAAGTGATGACGATGGTGATGAACCTACTTTTCCGAAGTTTAAAATGCCCGAAAGTGGTGATCATGTGAGATTTGAGCTTGGAATGTCATTTGCCTCAAAAAGTCTTATTAGAGAGGCAGTGAAGTCATTTGCAATGGAAAAGATAAAAAACCTACATATCACGAAAAATGATAGGAAGCGAGTTGTTGTTAGGTGTGATAAGGACTGTCCCTTTTACATGAGATTTAGTAAAAGGGTAGCAAACGAATACTGGCAGTTGGTGAACTTCACTGATGATCACACTTGTCATAGGACTGCTAAGAATAGGCAAGCTACAACAGAATGGCTGGCTAAGAAATTTATACCCCTCTTGAGACATACACCTGAAATGAGGCCAAAGGGTTTGGTTGCAGAGTCACTTGAAAAGTGGGGTGTGAAGTTGTCGTCGGCACAAGCATACAGGGCCAAAACAAGAGCATTGGAACTAATACATGGTGCTGAGACTGAGCAATACGCATATTTGAGAAATTAA
- the LOC131630973 gene encoding probable glycosyltransferase At5g03795, which produces MKNVFHRTVLILMRELSWRIFGHRIDRRKLLILAAVFTVTGFLFQFFVHDYVTDSSPSNSTVQSNELVKGEIVQQVHLTLSPSVVSPNSLNKSVQSVSVERDSVVDIQSQRKKNINLSSTTVTAPRGHVPLGKQKDIRLLSPTEALVYAKKEIEHAPLVNEDPNLYAPLFTNISVFKRSYELMETILKVYIYRDGARPVFHNPHLKGIYASEGWFMKLMEGNNQFVTKDPERAHLFYLPYSVHQMARALYVPESHNMKPLSLFLRDYVNKIAAKYPFWNRTHGSDHFLVACHDWGPYTVAEHEELAGNTIKALCNADVSEKIFIAGRDVSLPETTIRAPRRPQRYLGGNRVSLRPILAFFAGGMHGRVRPTLLKYWGGEKDEDMKIYKHLPLRISKKMTYIQHMKSSKYCLCPMGFEVNSPRIVEAIYYECVPVIIADNFVLPLSEFLDWSVFSVVVAEKDIPRLKEILMSIPMKKYLAMQTNVKMVQKHFLWNPKPMKYDLFHMILHSIWFNRLNQI; this is translated from the exons ATGAAGAATGTTTTTCACCGAACTGTTTTGATTCTAATGAGGGAGTTATCGTGGCGAATTTTCGGGCACAGGATTGATCGGAGAAAGTTGCTTATTCTTGCCGCCGTTTTTACCGTAACTGGATTTCTGTTTCAGTTTTTTGTACATGATTATGTAACCGATTCGTCGCCCTCCAATAGCACTGTACAGTCGAATGAGCTTGTTAAAGGGGAGATAGTTCAACAGGTTCACCTCACTCTTTCTCCTTCTGTTGTTTCGCCTAATTCGTTGAACAAGTCTGTTCAATCAGTATCAGTTGAGCGTGACAGTGTTGTAGATATTCAATCACAAAGAAAGAAGAATATAAATCTTAGTAGTACGACAGTTACCGCGCCTCGTGGACATGTTCCTTTGGGTAAGCAG AAGGACATTAGGTTGCTGTCACCTACTGAGGCCCTTGTGTATGCAAAGAAAGAGATTGAACATGCTCCTTTAGTGAATGAAGATCCTAATCTTTATGCTCCTTTATTTACCAACATTTCTGTTTTCAAAAG GAGCTATGAATTGATGGAAACAATACTTAAAGTTTATATATATCGTGATGGGGCAAGGCCTGTTTTTCACAACCCTCACCTTAAGGGAATCTATGCTTCAGAAGGATGGTTTATGAAGTTAATGGAGGGAAATAATCAATTTGTTACCAAGGATCCTGAGAGGGCGCACTTATTTTATCTCCCTTACAGTGTACACCAAATGGCGCGGGCACTCTATGTGCCCGAGTCACATAATATGAAACCATTATCACTCTTTCTTAGAGATTATGTAAACAAGATTGCTGCAAAATACCCCTTTTGGAATCGCACACATGGGTCAGACCATTTCCTTGTTGCTTGCCACGATTGG GGTCCTTACACTGTGGCTGAACATGAAGAACTAGCTGGAAACACCATAAAAGCTCTATGTAATGCTGATGTGTCTGAAAAAATCTTCATTGCAGGAAGAGATGTTTCCCTTCCAGAAACTACCATACGAGCACCAAGAAGACCTCAGAGATATCTTGGTGGGAATAGAGTATCATTACGTCCAATCCTTGCCTTCTTTGCTGGAGGCATGCACGGTAGAGTGCGTCCCACTCTTCTTAAGTACTGGGGTGGTGAAAAAGATGAAGACATGAAAATCTACAAGCATCTACCTTTGAGAATCTCCAAAAAGATGACTTATATTCAACACATGAAATCAAGTAAATATTGTTTGTGTCCAATGGGCTTCGAAGTTAATAGCCCTAGGATAGTCGAAGCCATATATTACGAATGTGTTCCTGTGATCATTGCAGATAATTTTGTTCTTCCACTTAGTGAATTTCTCGACTGGAGTGTTTTTTCCGTGGTAGTGGCCGAGAAGGATATTCCGAGGCTAAAGGAAATTTTGATGTCCATCCCTATGAAAAAATACCTTGCAATGCAAACTAACGTGAAGATGGTACAGAAGCATTTTCTTTGGAACCCAAAACCAATGAAATATGATCTGTTTCACATGATTTTACATTCAATATGGTTCAACAGGCTAAACCAGATTTGA